The Acidaminococcus fermentans DSM 20731 sequence TGGGAAAACAGGCGGAGGAGATCCGGGACCGGGCCCGGGGACTGGACAACCGCCCGGTGGTGCCCGACGAACAGCGGAAATCCCTGGGAAAGGAAAATACCTTTCCTGTGGATCTGACCGGCCGGGAAACCTGCCTGGGGGTGCTGTGGGATCTGTGTCAGCAGGTGGGCTGGCGGCTGCGCAGTGCCGGGCTTTCCGGCTGCACCGTGACCCTGAAGGTCAAGACCGCTTCCTTCCAGCTGCTGACCCGGAGCCGGACGGTAGAAGAACCCCTGGCCCAGGATGAAGAACTGATGGAACAGATCCGGGTCCTGGCCGGGCAGCTTCCCTGGACCTGGCCGGTGCGGCTGCTGGGGGTCAGCGTCAGCCACCTGGTGCCGGCCGGCGCCCAGAGCCTGGCGGTGGAAGACCAGCGGCAGCAGGACCGGAACCGGGCCCTGGATGCCCTGAAGCAGCGGTTCGGGGAAAACATCATCCGCAAGGGCTGGGGGAAACCGTGAAACCGGCTGGCCAGAGCCCGGGAAAAAGGGTACAATAGAACAAAACACGGAAGCAGGAAGGGAAAGCATATGGAACGGCGGAAGAAAATCGGGGTGGGGATGGTCCTGCTGGGCGCCACTTTGTGGGGCAGCAGCAGCAACAGTGTGGAATACCTGATGGTGGACCAGCATTTCACCTGGTCGGCCATCCTGTTCTGGCGGATGGTCTTTACCGGGATTTCCTTCCTGGGGATTTCCCGGTTCCAGAAGCAGGACCTGCTGGCACCCCTGAAACAGGACGGGAAATGGATGATGAAATTCATCCTTCTGGGGCTGTATCTGATGCAGGTGACCTTTTTCAAGGCCATTTACTACAGCAATGCGGCGACGGCCACCGTTCTCCAGTACACCATGCCCGCCATCCTGCTGCTGATGTATCTGGTAAAAGATTGGCGGCTGCCCACCCGCCGGGAAGTGGTGGCGGTGGTGCTGGCTCTCCTGGGGACGGCCCTGATTGCCACCAAGGGGCAGGGGGCGGCCCTGGCGGTTTCCGGAGAAGCCCTGTTCTACGGCATCCTGGGAGCCTTCGGCATGGCCTTCTATACGGCCTATGCGGCGGTGCTGCTGAAAAAGTACAGCTGTTTCCTGATCCTGGGCTGGGGAAGCCTGGGAAATGCCCTGCTGCTCCAGCTGTTCCACCATCCCACCCTGGAAGGGGCCGTCCTGGACATCCATACGGCGGCGGCTTTCGGGATCCTGTTTGTGCTGGGGACCCTGGTGGCCTACTATGTGTACCTGGAAAGTACCAAGTATATCCCTCCGGCGGAAACCGGCGCTTTGGCCGCCTTTGAACCGCTTTCCGCCTACTTTTTCTCCGTGGTGGTCATGGGGAACCGGGTGGGGCCGGTGGAACTGGTGGGGGCCCTTTGTATCATCGTGATGGTCTGTGTCCTGACCCGCAATGACTGAATACGGGAAAGACAACAAAAATCTGTTGACAGACCGCTGCTGAATGCCTATAATGTAAATCATACTGAAACGGTAGTGATTAAAAAGGAAATCTTTTGGGGGAGGCAATGACAATGAGCGAAGAAAAGAAATACCATTTTGAGACCCTGCAGCTCCATGTAGGGCAGGAACAGGCCGATCCGGCCACCGATTCCCGGGCAGTGCCCATTTACCAGACCACATCCTATGTGTTCCGGAACAGCCAGCACGCCGCTGACCGGTTTGCCCTGAAGGATGCGGGCAACGTATACGGCCGGCTGACCAACCCAACGGAAGATGTCTTTGAAAAACGGATCGCCGCCCTGGAAGGCGGGGTGGCTGCCCTGGCCACGGCCAGCGGCGCTGCGGCTGTGACCTACGCCATGCAGGCCCTGGTCCATGCCGGCCAGCACATTGTCTGCGCCACCACCGTATACGGCGGGACCTATAACCTGTTTGAACATACGTTCCCGGATTTCGGCATTGAGACCACTTTCGTGGATCCCACCAAAGGCGTCCATGTTTTTGAAGAAGCCGTCCGGGAAAACACCCAGGCCATCTACATTGAATCCGTGGGCAACCCCAACGCCAACCTGATCGACATCGATGCGGTGGCGGCCATTGCCCACAAGCACAAGATCCCTCTGGTGGTGGACAGCACCTTTGCCACTCCTTATCTGCTGCGGCCCTTTGAACACGGGGCTGATGTAGTGGTCCATTCCGCCACCAAATTCATCGGCGGTCACGGCACCACTCTTGGGGGCATCATCGTGGACAGCGGCAAATTCGACTGGGTGGCTTCCGGCCGGTTCCCCTGGCTGGTTGATCCCAACCCCAGCTACCACGGCATCAGCTTTGCCAAGGATGTGGGACCTGCCGCCTATGTAACCTATATCCGCACCCTGATCCTGCGGGATACCGGGGCCACCCTGTCTCCCTTCAACGCTTTCCTGCTGCTCCAGGGCACCGAAACCCTGTCCCTGCGGGTGGAACGGCAGGTGGAGAATGCCCTGAAGGTGGTGGACTTCCTGGCCAAGGATTCCCATGTGGCCAAGGTGAACCATCCGTCCCTGCCCGATCATCCGGATCATGAACTGTACAAGAAGTACTTCCCCAACGGCGGGATTTCCATCTTTACCTTTGAAATCAAAGGGGGCGCCGCTGCGGCCCAGAAGTTCATCGACCATCTGAAGATCTTCTCCCTGCTGGCCAATGTGGCGGATGTGAAGAGCCTGGTGATCCATCCGGCTTCCACCACCCATTCCCAGATGAACGAAGAAGAACTGGCGGCTTCCGGGATCACCCCGGCCACCATCCGGCTGTCCATCGGCACCGAACACATCGACGACATCATCGACGATCTGAAACAGGCTTTTGCCGCGTTGGATTGATGGGTAAAAAAGGTGCTGCACATGAAATCCCATGTGCAGCACCTTTTTTTGACAGCTGACCGTTGACGGGGGTGCGGCACAGAATGTGCCGCACCCCCTTTTTCTATGTTATAATAAAAATTATCCATCCCAAACAGAGAAAGGCAGGCGGTTCCATGACCCGTACCACAACCAAAGACATGACTTCCGGCAACATTCCCCGGCTGATCCTGGAATTTGCCCTGCCACTGATGATCGGCAATGTTTTCCAGATGCTGTACAATACGGTGGATTCCATTGTGGTGGGGAATTTCGTGGGGACCCAGGCCCTGGCTGCCGTCAGTTCCACCACCATGATCACCAACATGTCGGTTTTCTTTTTCAACGGATTTTCCATCGGTGCCACGGTGATCATCGGCAAATGCTTCGGGGCAAAGGATCACGGGCTGCTCCATCGGGCGGTGGAAACCACCATGGCTGCCACCTTCCTTCTCTGCGTCCTGTTCACCGTGTTCTTTTTCACCGGCACGGATTTCATGCTCCATTTCATGAAAACGCCGGCGGATGTGTTCGACCAGGCGGCCCTGTATCTCCGGATCTATTTTGCCGGGGTCACCGGCCTCCTGCTCTACAACATGGGCAGCGGGGTGCTCCGGGCAGTGGGGGACACCAAACGGCCCCTGTATTTCCTGATCCTCACCAGTGTGCTGAACATTTTCCTGGATCTGCTTTTTGTGCTGGTGTTCCACTGGGGCATTGCCGGGGTGGCCTACGCCACCATCATTGCCCAGTTCATTTCTGCCGGGGCCACCCTGGCGGTGCTGCTCCGGACCCGGGATGTGTACCGGTTTTCCTTCCGGGATCTGTGTTTGGACGGGAACCTCCTGGGGCAGATTTTCCGGGTGGGCCTGCCTACGGCCATCCAGAGCATCATCACCTCTTTTTCCAACATTTTCGTCCAGTCCTACATCAACTTTTTCGGGGCCACGGTAATGGCCGGGTGGGGCTGCTACAACAAACTGGATCAGTTCATCATGCTGCCGGTGCTGTCCATGGCCATGGCGGCCACCACCTTTGTAGCCCAGAACATCGGGGCCCGGCAGGAAGAACGGGCCAACGACGGGACGGTTTCCTCCATTGTCCTGAGCCTGGCCATTACCGGGACCATTGCCGCCCTGCTGTTCATTTTTGCGGATTTCTCCCTGCGGCTGTTCACGGGAGATGAAGCGGTGATCCGGTCCGGGGTGGACTTTATCCATGTGAACATCTTCTTCATGATGTTCAACTGCGTGAACCAGGTGCTGGCCGGGGCGCTCCGGGGCCGGGGAGATTCCATGGGCCCCATGGTGATCATGCTCCTGTCCTTTGTGCTGGTCCGGCAGATCTACCTGTACATCATGACCCGGTACATCAGCAACACCCCCCTCACCGTGGGCTTCGGCTATCCGGTGGGCTGGGCCACCTGCTGTGTGCTGGAAGTGCTGTATTTCTGGCTGTATTGGAAGCATAAGGAGGGGTGAAAAATTCACACCCCCGGTTGCGGGCCGCGACTCACAGCTCGCGACCCATGACAAAAAAGCTGTGAAGAAATGGGTTTTTCATTTCTTCACAGCTTTTTTTATCCCACCATCCCAATCAGCTTTTCCACCAACTGGCCGCTGCGGATGAAGCTTTTCAGGTCCAGGTTTTCTTCCAGGGTGTGGTTTTTGGTGTAGCCGGTGGCCACGCCCAGGGAGGGCAGGCCTTTGGCGTTGAAAATGTTGGCATCCATGCCTCCGCCGCCCTGTTCGATCCGGGGGGCGATGCCCAGGGCTTCCAGGGCTTTGACGGCGGTCCGGATCACCGGCTCCGTTTCTGCCAGCTGGAAGGGCGCAAAGGAAATCTCCGCTGCCGTGCGCACCCGGGCGCCGGTGCCAGCCGCAGCTTCCTGGCAGTGGCGCTGGAAATAGTCCATGTAGGCTTCCAGTTTTTCCTGGTTCCGGCTCCGGCTTTCCCCTTTGACCCAGGCCCGGTCGCACACGATATTGGTGGCGGTGTTGCCGGTGCCCATCAGGGGGAAGTTGGCAACGGTCTCTTCATCCAGCCGTCCGTCCTTCAGGGTATCCAGGATGTGGCACAGAATGTGGGCGGCGTTGATGCCTTTTTCCGGTTCATTGCCCGCATGGGCGGCTTTTCCCAGGATTTCCGCCTGGAGCTTGGCCAGGCCGGGAGCCCCGTTGATCAGCCGGCCCAGGGTACCGGGGCTGTCCATCACATAGCAGAAGGGGCTTTGGAACCGGGACAGGTCCAGGGCCCGTCCCCCCCAGAGCCCGGATTCCTCCCCTACGGTGAAGGCGATTTCCAGCCGGGGCAGGGGCTTCCGGGAGGCCAGGGCCCGCCGGACCCCGTCCAGGATGGCGCAGATGCCGCTTACATCGTCGGCAGCCAGGATGGTGGTGCCGTCGGACACCAGGCACCCGTCCTTTTCCCGGGGCCGGATATGGAGCCCGTTGGCCACCCGGTCCATGTGGCTGCAGAACAGGATGGCTCCGGGACGGTCTCCTTCCCGGACGGCGGTGAGGTTCCCTGTATTCCCGCCAAAGGTGTCTCCCGCCCGGTCTTCGGTGACGGCAAAGCCCAGGGCCCGGAGTTTGGCCGTCAGAACATCGGCAATGGCCCGCTCCTGGCCGGAAGCGGAATCGATCATGACCAGTTCTTTGAATTCTTCAATGATATCCATGGTTTTCCTCCTTGTCAGCCGCTGTTACAGGATCTTGGCCATAATGGTGGCCACCACAATGGAAAGCACCGTGACGGAGGTGAATCCGGAAATCACGTAGGCGGTGCCGATCCGTTTTTCCAGGTAGTCGATTTCTTCCGGGGTTTTCCCCACGGCTTTGGAAATTTCCTCGCTGATCAGCTGGGTACCGGGATACCCGATCATCTGGCACATGGCGATGCCGATGCACAGGTCCTTGTCCCCAACGATTTTCCACAGGGGGAGGAGCTTGAAGGCCAGGATGATGCCTGCCACGGTTACGGCGAAGACGGCCACCACCGTGATCCCCAGCTGCCCCAGCATGCTGAAATCCACTTTGGCCAGGGAGGGGACGATGGCGGTGAGGGCACCGAAAATGAAGAAGCCGCTGGCGTTGGCATTCTTTTTCAGCAGATTGGCCGGTACCAGCCCCAGATTCCGGAGCACCAGACCGATGATCATGCACCACAGGAACATCCCCACCCAGTTGTGGGTCAGTTTGCCACCGATGGTGCCCAGCCAGGCGGCGGCAGCCCCGATGAACAGGCTGATATAGATGGTGAACCGGCGGGTGTTCCGTTCCGCCCAGGAAAGACGGGGGCTGTCCTGGGGGAGTTCTTCCTGGTCCAGGATGCTGTCCGGATCTTCCGCCTTCAGCTGCCGGAATTCCTCCACATACCGGCGGGCGGCCTTCAGCCCGAAATAGGAGGCGGGCAGGGTTCCCACGAACTTCTGGGTGGCGTACAGGAAGGCGGCCAGGGCGGCGGTCATGGCCAGCCCCTGGTCGGAAGCGGCCTTTACCATGGTGGTGGTGGCAATGATGCCCCCGTTGATCACCGGTGCGGCAGCCAGGGCATTGGCCCGTCCGATAAAGGGAATCAGCACCAGGCAGGAAACGATGGCAATGGCCATGGCGATGCAGCTGGCGGCCACGGAGCGCCATTCCCGCTTCAGCATGGCCAGGTCAATGGTGGTGCCCATGTTCAGCAGCAGCATCACCATGGAAATGGGCCCCAGGGTGGTGAGCCCGGCCCGTTTGATGATATCCGGGGGAATGATCTTGAAAATGAACAGGACCAGAAAGGTCATCATAATTACAAAAAGAGAAGAAAGACGGGCCCTGGTCAGCTGGGATATCAGATCCCCAAAGGCAAAGACGGCCAGGACGATCAGCAGTGCGGTCCACATGGTCATAAAAAAGCCCCCTATAAAATCAGAGTGGGGCGGTGAAGGATTTTCACGCCCCGGATACGAAAGACCAGTTTTGGCAGAAAACTGGAAAATGAACGAAGAAATTCTATCACCTGCAGGGGGAATGTGTCAATGGATTCTTGCACATTCATCCATTGTCTGCTATAGTTTGTTTACGATTGCAAGAAAAGCAGCATGATAAGATCTAAAATTTGTTCCATTAAAAGGAGGGACTGTCCGTGAAATTTGTGCTGAGTATGCCTCTAGCTCCGGCGGGCATGGAAATGATGAAAAAACTGGGCATCCAATGGGAAGTGGGTCCCGGGATAAACTGGGAAGCCTATCCGGATGCTCTTTTGGAAAGCGCTGATGCACTGATCATCCGGCTGGAAAAATGTCCGGAATCCGTCCTCCGCCGGTGCCGGAACCTGAAGGTGCTGGGCCGTCCGGGGATGGGCTTTGAAAACGTCCCGGTGGACTGGTGTACGGAACGGGGCATCCCGGTGGTGCTGGCTCCCGGAGCCAACGCCCGGAGCGTGGCGGAACATGCCCTGGCCCTGATTTTTGCCTGTGCCAAGGATCTGAAGGAAATGGATGAGGAGAACCGGAAGGGGAACTGGGGGATCCGGGCCCAGGGAAAACAGATGGAGCTGGCGGGCAAAACCGTGGGCATTGTGGGGGTGGGCGGCATCGGCAGCCTGCTGGCAGGGATGTGCCGGGCTCTGGGCATGGAATGCATCGGCTGGAGCCATTCCCACAACCGGGCCCGGGTGGAGGCCGCCGGCTGCCGGTATGTGGAGACCCTGGAAGAAGTGCTCCGGACCAGTGATTTCGTGTCCCTGCACATTCCCCTGCTGCCTTCCACCCGGCACTGCATCGGCGCCCGGGAGCTGTCCCTGATGAAACCCACCGCTTTCCTCATCAACACGGCCCGGGGTGCGGTGGTGGACGAACAGGCCCTGGCGGATGCGGTGAACCAGGGGGTGATCGCCGGAGCCGGGGTGGATGTGTACGGAACGGAACCGGCGGTCCTGGACAATCCGGTATTCACCGCTCCCCGAATCCTCTGCACGCCCCACAGTGCGGCCCTGACCCCGGACTCCTGGGCCCGGATGGCCTGCGGCGCCGTGGAAGGCTGTTATGCCGTGTGCCAGGGGAAGGAATGGCCGGGGGTGGCCAATCCGGAGGTGTGGAAGAAAAAATCTTGACAGGACTCCGGTAATTTAGTACACTAGCGGAGTAAAGTAAAACAACAACTGAACGGTCCGGCCCAGAGACGGACCGTTTCGGTTTCTGAGGGGGTCCTGATGATGACAAAGGCAGTGGCAATATTGGGGAGCAGCGGAGGCAACCTGTACAATCTGGGAGGGAAGGATCCGGAATCCCTGCTGGGGGAATTGGTCCGGCAGATCAAAGCCGCCGGGATGGAACTGGCGGCCATCCAGTTCATCGGAGCGGAAGCTTCCATGGATACGGCCAGGCCGGATACCAAAGCGGCGCTGTGGACCTGGAACGGAACGGAACCCCAGGTGATCTTCCGGGGCACCCTGGAAGAAGTGAACCGGGAAGCGGTGCTGGAAGATGAAAAAATCGCCGGGCTCATCGATGAGGGGAAAGTGGACGGGCTGATCCTGGCCAGCTGCGATCCCAGGGGAGCCAACCGGCGGGCCATGGAAACGGCGGCGGAACAGAAACTGGCGGCCACCGGCACCGGGGGCACGTCCATGGCCCTGGCCCAGTCCATGGGCCTGAATGTGGTGGCGGTGTCCGGCACCACGGGCACCAC is a genomic window containing:
- a CDS encoding M20/M25/M40 family metallo-hydrolase, yielding MDIIEEFKELVMIDSASGQERAIADVLTAKLRALGFAVTEDRAGDTFGGNTGNLTAVREGDRPGAILFCSHMDRVANGLHIRPREKDGCLVSDGTTILAADDVSGICAILDGVRRALASRKPLPRLEIAFTVGEESGLWGGRALDLSRFQSPFCYVMDSPGTLGRLINGAPGLAKLQAEILGKAAHAGNEPEKGINAAHILCHILDTLKDGRLDEETVANFPLMGTGNTATNIVCDRAWVKGESRSRNQEKLEAYMDYFQRHCQEAAAGTGARVRTAAEISFAPFQLAETEPVIRTAVKALEALGIAPRIEQGGGGMDANIFNAKGLPSLGVATGYTKNHTLEENLDLKSFIRSGQLVEKLIGMVG
- a CDS encoding O-acetylhomoserine aminocarboxypropyltransferase/cysteine synthase family protein, with protein sequence MSEEKKYHFETLQLHVGQEQADPATDSRAVPIYQTTSYVFRNSQHAADRFALKDAGNVYGRLTNPTEDVFEKRIAALEGGVAALATASGAAAVTYAMQALVHAGQHIVCATTVYGGTYNLFEHTFPDFGIETTFVDPTKGVHVFEEAVRENTQAIYIESVGNPNANLIDIDAVAAIAHKHKIPLVVDSTFATPYLLRPFEHGADVVVHSATKFIGGHGTTLGGIIVDSGKFDWVASGRFPWLVDPNPSYHGISFAKDVGPAAYVTYIRTLILRDTGATLSPFNAFLLLQGTETLSLRVERQVENALKVVDFLAKDSHVAKVNHPSLPDHPDHELYKKYFPNGGISIFTFEIKGGAAAAQKFIDHLKIFSLLANVADVKSLVIHPASTTHSQMNEEELAASGITPATIRLSIGTEHIDDIIDDLKQAFAALD
- a CDS encoding DMT family transporter, giving the protein MERRKKIGVGMVLLGATLWGSSSNSVEYLMVDQHFTWSAILFWRMVFTGISFLGISRFQKQDLLAPLKQDGKWMMKFILLGLYLMQVTFFKAIYYSNAATATVLQYTMPAILLLMYLVKDWRLPTRREVVAVVLALLGTALIATKGQGAALAVSGEALFYGILGAFGMAFYTAYAAVLLKKYSCFLILGWGSLGNALLLQLFHHPTLEGAVLDIHTAAAFGILFVLGTLVAYYVYLESTKYIPPAETGALAAFEPLSAYFFSVVVMGNRVGPVELVGALCIIVMVCVLTRND
- a CDS encoding MATE family efflux transporter — translated: MTRTTTKDMTSGNIPRLILEFALPLMIGNVFQMLYNTVDSIVVGNFVGTQALAAVSSTTMITNMSVFFFNGFSIGATVIIGKCFGAKDHGLLHRAVETTMAATFLLCVLFTVFFFTGTDFMLHFMKTPADVFDQAALYLRIYFAGVTGLLLYNMGSGVLRAVGDTKRPLYFLILTSVLNIFLDLLFVLVFHWGIAGVAYATIIAQFISAGATLAVLLRTRDVYRFSFRDLCLDGNLLGQIFRVGLPTAIQSIITSFSNIFVQSYINFFGATVMAGWGCYNKLDQFIMLPVLSMAMAATTFVAQNIGARQEERANDGTVSSIVLSLAITGTIAALLFIFADFSLRLFTGDEAVIRSGVDFIHVNIFFMMFNCVNQVLAGALRGRGDSMGPMVIMLLSFVLVRQIYLYIMTRYISNTPLTVGFGYPVGWATCCVLEVLYFWLYWKHKEG
- a CDS encoding hydroxyacid dehydrogenase, with product MKFVLSMPLAPAGMEMMKKLGIQWEVGPGINWEAYPDALLESADALIIRLEKCPESVLRRCRNLKVLGRPGMGFENVPVDWCTERGIPVVLAPGANARSVAEHALALIFACAKDLKEMDEENRKGNWGIRAQGKQMELAGKTVGIVGVGGIGSLLAGMCRALGMECIGWSHSHNRARVEAAGCRYVETLEEVLRTSDFVSLHIPLLPSTRHCIGARELSLMKPTAFLINTARGAVVDEQALADAVNQGVIAGAGVDVYGTEPAVLDNPVFTAPRILCTPHSAALTPDSWARMACGAVEGCYAVCQGKEWPGVANPEVWKKKS